The Microlunatus antarcticus DNA segment CTGTCGCGCATCTGGAAGACCCCGGGCGTCGGTGACTTCAAGGCCAACGGCCTGCAGTCCCCCGACCAGATCAAGGTCGTCGACCCGTCCACGGTGACCATCGACTTCGTCACCTCCGCCGGGAAGCCGACGCCGGTGACCCCGACCCTGATGGCGATCTTCAGCCAGGCGTACACCAGCATCCTCGACGAGGACGCGGTCAAGCCGCACGTCACCGACAGCGACCCCACCGGCTCGGCGTGGCTGCGGGAGAACGCCGTGGGCACGGGCCCGTACGCCATCACGGACCGCAAGCCCGGCACCAGCATCACCCTCGCGGCCTCCGACGACAGCTGGATGCCCAAGCCGGCCTACCCGGACGTGAACATCCAGATCACCACGTCGGGCGTCAGCTCGCTGCTGCGCAACCAGACGATCAACTACGCCGACTCGGGCTTCACCAACGCCCAGGTGAACACCCTCGGCGAGGCCGGCCTGAAGGTCGTGTGGCAGGACACCGGCTTCTTCGACATGTTCGCCATCACCGCGGGTCCGGCCGAGCAGGTGGGCGCCCTCGCGGACCAGCGCGTGCGCCAGGCCATCGCGTACGCGCTCCCCTACCAGGACGTGCTCGACAACGTCGCCTACGGCCGCGGCACCCGGGCCAAGTCCATCGTCATGGACTCCGCGCCGGAGTACACCCCGGCCTGGGAGCAGTACACGACCGACCTGGACAAGGCCAACGCGCTCATGGCCGAGGCCGGGAAGCCCGCGATCGACGTCCCCCTCTACTACCTGCAGGGTGACGACGACCAGACCAACACCGCGCTGCTCATCCAGGCCAACCTGACGAAGATCGGCATCAAGGCCAACCTGACGCCGCAGACCCAGGCCGGCCTGTTCGACGTGGTCAACGCGCGGTCGCAGACGGAGCCGGGCGCCAAGGTCGGCCCGCCCGGGCTCGAGCTGTTCAACTGGTCGGCCTGGACCGACGACCCGAAGATCGTCATCGGCTACTGGGCCACCAAGGGCGGCATCAACAACTACCCCCTCTGGAGCTCGGAGACCGTCGACGCGGACAACGCGAAGTTCGCCCTGCAGCCGACGTCCGCCGACCGCACCGCGGCCTACCAGCAGGCCCAGAAGGAGATCGCCGACGCGGCTCCGCTCATCCCGATGATCACGACCGGAGCCGTCACGGTGACCACGCCGGGCATCGCCGGGGTCTCGTTCTCCCCGACCGGCTCGGGCCGCTTCTGGACCCTGCACCCGGAGGGCACCGCGAGCCCGGTGGCCCAGCTGGTGAAGTAACCGCTCGAGGAGCAGCAGCGGGTCGTCGACGAGCGGCCCGCGGGTGGCCGGCCGGGTCCTTCCCGGCCGGCCACCTCGTACGGGGGCTTCGGACCGGGGGTACGGACCGTGGGCTACGGTGCCGGTCCCGTCTTCACCCGACCGACCCCCTAGGAGCGCCGGCTTGCGCGTCGTGACGACCACCCTGGAGATGCGGGAGCCGCCGGAGCGGGCGGCACGGCCCCTGCCCGACGGCGTCCGCCTGGAGCGCGTGCTCCAGATCTCCCCCGAGTACGCCCGCTTCCTCTACGGCCTCGTGGGCGGCCCCTGGCACTGGACCGAACGCCTGGGCTGGTCCCGGCAGCAGTGGCTCGACGAGCTCGCCAACGAGGGCGAGGAGCTCTGGGTCCTCTACCGCGGCGGCGCGCCCGCCGGCTACGTCCAGCTCCACCCCACCCGCCGGGAGAGCGGTCTCGAGGTCGAGATCCGCTACTTCGGGCTGGCCGAGGACGCGATCGGCCACGGCTACGGCGGCCTCCTCCTGGAGCACGGCCTCCGGCACGCCTGGACCGTGCACGAGCGGAGCGACCTCCC contains these protein-coding regions:
- a CDS encoding ABC transporter substrate-binding protein → MPGSTQTRRAVAALVGLTTFTVLTGCGSAGSQSDTEAPAATTAITTAWPADVTSLDPANLSTGQDRALTRNIYQPLLSPKFAEQADGSLKFQGAEVVPLLAESWTTKDSSITFKLRQGVKFHGTDDEVTASDVKFSLSRIWKTPGVGDFKANGLQSPDQIKVVDPSTVTIDFVTSAGKPTPVTPTLMAIFSQAYTSILDEDAVKPHVTDSDPTGSAWLRENAVGTGPYAITDRKPGTSITLAASDDSWMPKPAYPDVNIQITTSGVSSLLRNQTINYADSGFTNAQVNTLGEAGLKVVWQDTGFFDMFAITAGPAEQVGALADQRVRQAIAYALPYQDVLDNVAYGRGTRAKSIVMDSAPEYTPAWEQYTTDLDKANALMAEAGKPAIDVPLYYLQGDDDQTNTALLIQANLTKIGIKANLTPQTQAGLFDVVNARSQTEPGAKVGPPGLELFNWSAWTDDPKIVIGYWATKGGINNYPLWSSETVDADNAKFALQPTSADRTAAYQQAQKEIADAAPLIPMITTGAVTVTTPGIAGVSFSPTGSGRFWTLHPEGTASPVAQLVK
- a CDS encoding GNAT family N-acetyltransferase, whose translation is MTTTLEMREPPERAARPLPDGVRLERVLQISPEYARFLYGLVGGPWHWTERLGWSRQQWLDELANEGEELWVLYRGGAPAGYVQLHPTRRESGLEVEIRYFGLAEDAIGHGYGGLLLEHGLRHAWTVHERSDLPRPTRVWVHTCTLDGPAALANYQARGMVVTTVEEDEQDGPDQPLGSWVSSGGPRS